A window of the Arachis duranensis cultivar V14167 chromosome 5, aradu.V14167.gnm2.J7QH, whole genome shotgun sequence genome harbors these coding sequences:
- the LOC107489183 gene encoding pentatricopeptide repeat-containing protein At2g02750: MTRDTILLGKLVSDGLYREALNLFSKLHSCSSRTPLSFFTFPPLFKACANLSSPSHSQILHAHLLKTGFQSCLYASTALTAAYASKAMFLPDALKVLDEMPQRNVACFNAVLSGLSRNGPPGEALRVFRRIGFWALRPSSITVSCLLSDCGMWSHVVQVNCLAVKLGVEFDIYVANSLVTAYSNCGDVVSAGEVFEKMPLKSVVSYNAFVSGLLQNGVPRLVLDVFKDMMMEGFLKVKPNSVTLVSALSACATLLYACFGRQVHGLALKFASYDEVMLVTALVDMYSKCGCWHAAFDVFNAAERNNRNLITWNSMISGMMLNAQCDMAVGLFEKMASEGLQADSATWNTMISGFAQEGGCVEAFKYFREMQSNGVAPCLKTLTSLLSAFADSSALGHGKGIHGYAIRGDIDRDDFLATALVDLYMKCGRASLARGVFDLFDTKPNDPAFWNAMIGGYGRNGDYESAFEIFDRMLQEKVEPNSATFVSVLSSCSHTGQVDRGLQIFKMMKKQYGLLPKPEHFGCMVDLLGRSGRLDEARELLQELVEPPASVYDSLLGACKSYLDSDLGEEMAMKLLDIVPEKPAPLVVLSNIYAGLGRWHEVERIRGIITNKGLDKISGFSMIDVA; encoded by the coding sequence ATGACGCGAGACACTATTCTGCTAGGAAAATTGGTTTCAGATGGTTTATACAGAGAAGCTCTCAACCTCTTCTCGAAGCTGCACTCTTGTTCTTCCCGCACCCCACTCTCCTTCTTCACATTCCCGCCACTCTTCAAAGCATGTGCCAACCTCTCTTCACCTTCCCACTCTCAAATCCTCCATGCCCATCTCCTCAAAACCGGTTTCCAATCATGCCTTTACGCCTCCACCGCCCTTACCGCTGCCTATGCCTCGAAAGCCATGTTCTTACCCGATGCTCTCAAGGTGCTCGACGAAATGCCGCAACGGAATGTTGCATGTTTCAATGCGGTGCTTTCTGGACTCTCGCGAAATGGACCTCCAGGGGAGGCTCTGAGGGTGTTCCGGCGAATTGGGTTCTGGGCCTTGAGGCCCAGCTCCATCACCGTCTCGTGTTTGCTCTCTGATTGTGGTATGTGGAGCCATGTCGTTCAGGTGAATTGCTTGGCGGTGAAGCTGGGAGTTGAGTTTGATATTTATGTTGCCAATTCGCTCGTCACTGCGTATTCAAATTGTGGTGATGTTGTTTCTGCGGGTGaggtgtttgagaaaatgcctcTGAAGAGTGTGGTGAGTTATAACGCTTTTGTTTCTGGGTTGTTGCAAAATGGGGTTCCTCGTTTGGTTTTGGACGTGTTTAAGGACATGATGATGGAGGGGTTTTTAAAGGTTAAACCCAATTCTGTTACTTTGGTGTCTGCGCTCTCTGCTTGTGCTACCTTGTTGTATGCTTGTTTTGGTAGGCAGGTTCATGGGCTTGCTTTAAAATTTGCCTCATATGATGAAGTTATGTTGGTTACTGCACTTGTGGACATGTATTCTAAGTGTGGTTGTTGGCATGCTGCTTTCGATGTCTTCAATGCAGCTGAAAGAAACAATAGGAACTTGATCACTTGGAACTCCATGATTTCTGGGATGATGCTGAATGCACAGTGTGATATGGCTGTTGGTTTATTTGAGAAAATGGCGTCAGAAGGATTGCAAGCCGATTCGGCGACTTGGAACACCATGATCAGTGGATTTGCACAAGAAGGGGGGTGTGTTGAAGCTTTTAAGTACTTCAGGGAAATGCAATCTAATGGGGTGGCTCCATGTTTGAAGACACTCACTAGTCTTTTGTCAGCGTTTGCAGATTCATCTGCATTAGGACATGGAAAAGGGATACATGGGTATGCTATAAGAGGTGATATTGATAGGGATGATTTTCTAGCAACTGCTTTAGTTGACTTGTACATGAAATGTGGCCGTGCTTCTTTGGCACGAGGAGTTTTTGACCTATTTGATACAAAACCAAATGACCCGGCTTTTTGGAATGCGATGATAGGAGGGTATGGAAGAAATGGAGACTATGAATCAGCCTTTGAAATCTTTGATAGAATGCTACAAGAAAAAGTTGAACCAAACAGTGCAACATTTGTTAGTGTCCTATCTTCTTGCAGCCACACAGGTCAGGTAGATAGAGGATtacaaattttcaaaatgaTGAAAAAACAGTATGGTTTGCTGCCAAAGCCTGAGCATTTTGGTTGCATGGTTGACCTTCTAGGTCGGTCCGGCCGGTTGGACGAAGCTCGAGAATTATTGCAAGAATTGGTCGAGCCACCTGCATCTGTTTATGATTCTTTGCTTGGTGCATGTAAGAGCTACTTGGATTCTGATCTTGGTGAAGAAATGGCTATGAAGCTTCTAGATATAGTACCAGAAAAACCAGCTCCTTTGGTGGTCTTGTCTAACATTTATGCTGGATTAGGGAGATGGCACGAGGTCGAAAGGATAAGAGGGATAATCACCAATAAAGGATTGGACAAAATCTCTGGCTTTAGTATGATTGATGTTGCATGA
- the LOC107489185 gene encoding SNF1-related protein kinase regulatory subunit gamma-1-like (The sequence of the model RefSeq protein was modified relative to this genomic sequence to represent the inferred CDS: added 70 bases not found in genome assembly): MAQEQECRPNTKDSKFDTYFETIQSRKKLPETLQESLTDAFAKIPVSSFPKVPGGKVIEISADSSVGEAVKILSESNILAAPVKDPNAGTSSDWRNRYLGIIDYSAIILWVLESAELAAIAISAGTATAAGVGAGTIGALGALALGVTGPAAIAGLTAAAVGAAVAGGVAADKGIGKDAPLAAANLGEDFYKVLLEEEPFKSTTVRSILKSYRWAPFVPVATNSVMLTVLLLLSKYRLRNVPVIEPGKPDIVNFITQSAVVQGLEGCRGRDWFDCIADRSISFLGLPFMSSEEVICIQSNELVLEAFKLMRDNQIGGLPCVQKLTVNDFMNKIAAATQETGKIARPITCKPDATLGSVIHTLSSQSIHRIYAVNEQEELVGVITLRDVISCFINEPSYHFDDYYGFAANEMLNH, translated from the exons ATGGCGCAAGAACAGGAGTGCAGGCCAAACACCAAAGATTCAAAGTTTGATACCTACTTTGAAACCATCCAATCCAGGAAGAAATTGCCAGAGACATTGCAGGAGTCACTGACAGATGCATTTGCAAAAATTCCTGTTTCTTCTTTTCCCAAAGTTCCTGGAGGAAAAG TGATTGAAATTTCAGCAGACTCATCAGTTGGCGAAGCCGTGAAGATTCTGTCTGAAAGCAACATATTAGCAGCTCCAGTTAAGGACCCAAATGCAGGAACCAGTTCAGATTGGAGGAACAGGTATCTTGGCATCATTGACTATTCAGCTATCATTCTCTGGGTGTTGGAGAGTGCGGAACTTGCTGCAATTGCCATATCGGCTGGCACAGCAACGGCTGCCGGAGTTGGCGCCGGAACTATTGGCGCTCTGGGAGCAC AGGTGGCGTAGCTGCAGATAAAGGAATAGGTAAAGATGCTCCCCTAGCTGCTGCTAATCTGGGGGAGGACTTCTATAAAGTACTACTGGAAGAAGAACCATTCAAGTCAACAACG GTGCGATCAATACTTAAATCATATCGATGGGCACCTTTTGTTCCAGTTGCAACAAATAGCGTTATGTTGACCGTGCTGCTGCTGCTTTCAAAGTATAGGCTGAGGAATGTACCCGTCATAGAACCAGGCAAACCTGACATAGTAAACTTCATTACTCAGTCTGCAGTTGTTCAAGGACTTGAAGGTTGCAGAGGAAGAGATTGGTTTGACTGCATCGCAGATAGGTCTATATCATTTCTCGGACTCCCGTTTATGTCTTCTGAAGAG GTTATTTGCATTCAGAGCAATGAATTGGTTCTTGAAGCTTTCAAGCTTATGAGAGATAATCAAATCGGTGGTCTTCCT TGTGTACA GAAGCTTACTGTGAATGATTTCATGAACAAAATTGCCGCAGCAACCCAAGAAACTGGAAAAATTGCGCGGCCCATAACATGCAAGCCTGATGCGACGCTGGGGAGTGTGATCCATACACTTTCTTCTCAGTCTATTCACAGGATTTATGCAGTAAATGAGCAGGAAGAACTGGTTGGAGTTATCACTCTGAGAGATGTAATCTCTTGTTTCATCAATGAACCATCTTACCATTTTGACGATTACTATGGCTTTGCAGCTAACGAGATGTTGAATCACTGA